The Dokdonella koreensis DS-123 genome has a segment encoding these proteins:
- a CDS encoding sulfatase-like hydrolase/transferase, producing MTFPPGRALAAITAVLALGFAAGCGTREPQPNVLLVTVDTLRPDALGFVNGRGDTPAIDALARDGRAFRGAVSPVPLTLPAHASILSGLLPRHHGVRDNGQTVPADLPLLPEVLRSHGYRTGAFVSGFPLQTLFGLDRGFDHYDDRMDQGEQGWVERKAADTVAAASAWIGQSAADRPWFGWVHFYDPHDPYEPPREFWQPGPRGAYDGEVAYTDYWLGRLLEQARQASGTRPLLVVLTADHAEALGEHREVTHGYFVYDSTMLVPLIFHWPGRVPAGQGDEAVQLIDVAPTILDLLGLDALPTTDGVSLAPGLAGGPLPVHPALVETWLPWTYYGWAPLSAWRDQGWKFIDAPTPELYALADDPGETRNLVADEVATGDRLHLALTRFTAAPARVAATGDDQQAIERLRSLGYVGVGGPVEAPPDGRPDPKDRIEIKERLQIAETLLRQQRFADAQAILTDVLAGEPDNRYALLRSGVALLRLGRATEAVDVLRRSVAIEPHRAEARFALGDALMRQHDYLAAAEQWAALSELQPRRAESWFNLAEALERAGEPERAQAARVEYQRLAAAKRDAPDAAPAGNGGS from the coding sequence ATGACGTTTCCCCCCGGCAGGGCCCTTGCGGCCATTACCGCCGTACTGGCACTCGGTTTCGCAGCCGGCTGCGGCACCCGGGAGCCGCAGCCGAACGTGCTCCTGGTCACCGTGGACACCTTGCGTCCCGATGCGCTCGGTTTCGTCAACGGCCGGGGCGATACCCCCGCCATCGACGCGCTGGCCCGTGACGGCCGGGCGTTCCGCGGCGCGGTATCGCCGGTTCCGCTGACGCTGCCGGCGCATGCCTCGATCCTCTCGGGACTGCTGCCGCGCCACCACGGCGTGCGCGACAACGGCCAGACCGTACCGGCGGACCTGCCGCTGCTGCCGGAAGTGCTGCGCAGCCACGGCTACCGCACCGGCGCCTTCGTCAGCGGCTTTCCGCTGCAGACCCTGTTCGGCCTGGATCGGGGCTTCGACCACTACGACGACCGCATGGACCAGGGCGAGCAGGGCTGGGTCGAGCGCAAGGCCGCGGACACCGTGGCGGCGGCGTCGGCCTGGATCGGCCAGTCCGCTGCCGATCGCCCGTGGTTCGGCTGGGTGCACTTCTACGATCCGCATGACCCCTACGAGCCGCCACGCGAGTTCTGGCAGCCGGGGCCGCGCGGCGCCTACGACGGCGAGGTGGCGTATACCGACTACTGGCTGGGACGCCTGCTGGAACAGGCCCGGCAGGCGAGCGGTACGCGCCCGTTGCTGGTGGTCCTGACGGCCGACCACGCCGAGGCGCTCGGCGAGCATCGCGAGGTCACGCACGGCTATTTCGTCTACGACTCGACGATGCTGGTGCCGCTGATCTTCCATTGGCCGGGCCGCGTGCCGGCGGGCCAGGGCGACGAGGCCGTGCAGCTGATCGATGTCGCGCCGACGATCCTGGACCTGCTCGGCCTGGACGCCTTGCCCACGACCGACGGCGTCAGCCTCGCGCCCGGCCTCGCCGGCGGCCCGTTGCCCGTGCATCCGGCCCTGGTCGAGACCTGGCTGCCCTGGACCTACTACGGCTGGGCGCCGCTGAGCGCCTGGCGCGACCAGGGCTGGAAGTTCATCGACGCGCCGACGCCGGAGCTGTATGCCCTTGCGGACGATCCGGGCGAGACGCGCAACCTGGTCGCCGACGAGGTCGCGACCGGCGACCGGCTGCATCTGGCATTGACGCGCTTCACCGCCGCACCGGCACGTGTCGCCGCGACCGGCGACGACCAGCAGGCGATCGAGCGGCTGCGCAGCCTCGGCTATGTCGGCGTCGGCGGTCCGGTCGAGGCACCGCCCGACGGACGTCCCGACCCCAAGGACCGGATCGAGATCAAGGAGCGGCTGCAGATCGCCGAGACGCTGCTGCGCCAGCAGCGGTTCGCCGATGCGCAGGCGATCCTCACCGACGTGCTGGCCGGCGAGCCCGACAACCGCTACGCGCTGCTGCGTTCCGGCGTCGCGCTGCTGCGGCTGGGGCGTGCGACCGAGGCGGTCGACGTACTGCGCCGCTCGGTCGCGATCGAGCCGCACCGTGCCGAGGCGCGCTTCGCGCTGGGGGATGCGCTGATGCGCCAGCACGACTACCTCGCCGCGGCCGAGCAGTGGGCCGCCCTGTCGGAGCTGCAGCCGCGGCGGGCGGAGTCCTGGTTCAACCTGGCCGAGGCGCTCGAGCGGGCCGGCGAGCCCGAGCGCGCGCAGGCGGCACGCGTCGAGTACCAGCGCCTGGCTGCGGCGAAGCGCGATGCACCGGATGCAGCGCCCGCCGGAAACGGAGGTTCGTGA
- a CDS encoding glutaredoxin family protein has translation MSALVLYVTDDCSLCDQALELMAAAGAPDFQSVFIDDVPALQTTYGWRVPVVHDGHRGRELDWPFDVAALRAFLQPG, from the coding sequence ATGTCGGCGCTGGTCCTCTACGTCACCGACGACTGCTCGCTGTGCGACCAGGCGCTGGAGCTGATGGCCGCTGCCGGCGCCCCGGACTTCCAGAGTGTGTTCATCGACGATGTCCCCGCCCTGCAGACCACCTACGGCTGGCGCGTGCCGGTCGTGCACGACGGGCACCGCGGCCGGGAACTGGACTGGCCGTTCGACGTGGCGGCGCTGCGCGCATTCCTGCAGCCGGGCTGA
- a CDS encoding sulfotransferase, with protein MRVHHVPFSQRRLADWIARGARGMQRLADVETRLLREAIADVDTSRPVWICGMARAGSTVLLEFLADAPVFATHRYSDYPWLWTPYWWNHLYERLPLARQPLRERAHRDRLVVGPRSPEAFEEVFWMHFFPGRHDPAVDQVLDAGTRNPAFERFLDEHMRKLVAVRHARRYLAKANEHLPRLEYLARLYPQARFVVPVRDPVAQIASLVAQDRLFGRLDAEDPDVGRHLARAGHFEFGPQKQALNLGDPQAAGVIADCFAGGRVAEGFARQWAAQYGHALDRLDCNASLREACLWIGYERLCEQPAAGLRRIGRHVGLAAADLDPLVERHAPRLSPPDYASPFTAEEAGRLREITAPVFARVAEYL; from the coding sequence TTGCGCGTCCACCACGTACCTTTCTCGCAACGCCGGCTGGCGGACTGGATCGCACGCGGCGCGCGCGGCATGCAGCGCCTGGCCGATGTCGAGACGCGCCTGCTGCGCGAAGCGATCGCCGACGTGGACACGTCCCGGCCGGTCTGGATCTGCGGCATGGCCCGCGCCGGCAGCACCGTGCTGCTGGAATTCCTGGCCGATGCGCCGGTGTTCGCGACGCATCGCTACAGCGACTATCCGTGGCTGTGGACGCCGTACTGGTGGAACCATCTCTACGAGCGCCTGCCGCTGGCACGACAGCCGTTGCGCGAGCGCGCGCATCGCGATCGGCTGGTGGTCGGCCCGCGCAGCCCGGAAGCGTTCGAGGAAGTGTTCTGGATGCACTTCTTCCCGGGTCGGCACGATCCCGCGGTGGACCAGGTGCTCGACGCCGGTACCCGCAATCCGGCCTTCGAGCGCTTCCTCGACGAGCACATGCGCAAGCTGGTGGCGGTCCGGCATGCACGGCGTTACCTGGCCAAGGCCAACGAGCACCTGCCGCGGCTGGAATACCTGGCGCGGCTGTACCCGCAGGCACGTTTCGTGGTGCCGGTACGCGACCCGGTGGCGCAGATCGCCTCGCTGGTCGCGCAGGATCGGCTGTTCGGCCGCCTCGACGCCGAGGACCCGGACGTGGGGCGGCACCTGGCGCGGGCCGGTCATTTCGAGTTCGGCCCGCAGAAGCAGGCGCTCAACCTCGGCGATCCCCAGGCGGCGGGCGTCATCGCCGACTGCTTCGCCGGTGGCCGGGTGGCGGAAGGCTTCGCGCGGCAATGGGCGGCGCAGTACGGGCATGCACTGGATCGTCTGGACTGCAACGCGTCGTTGCGGGAAGCCTGCCTGTGGATCGGCTACGAGCGCCTGTGCGAGCAACCGGCCGCGGGACTGCGGCGCATCGGCCGTCACGTCGGTCTCGCCGCGGCGGACCTCGATCCCCTGGTCGAGCGGCATGCGCCGCGCCTGAGCCCGCCCGATTACGCGTCGCCGTTCACCGCGGAGGAGGCCGGGCGGCTGCGCGAGATCACCGCGCCGGTCTTCGCGCGCGTCGCCGAATACCTCTAG
- a CDS encoding alkaline phosphatase family protein yields the protein MSSRRPRPRAPRIGLLGLAALLALAACQPATGPAPQARARTIIIGLDGFDPVLAERAMAEGRLPNLSRLRDEGHYQRLQTTNPPQSPVAWASFATGHAPGAHGIFDFLRRTPGSYAIDFSIAEQTPPAALSLFGWRLPLGDGTLRNRREGIPFWVEAEAGGQRASVFRVPVTYPPDPVQAMIAGMGVPDLLGTQGTYTLLATRPMAGADNGGRVLLAPVEEDGAVRAALEGPANPLDAAGKPLSIPLRLQPAGDGALLTLGSTETPLVRGAWSGWIRVRFDLGLAGSITGMLRARLAEGFPRPLLYLSPIQADPRDPALPISAPPGYAAALAERIGDFHTLGMPEETWALNQGHLDEAGWLDMVATTLAEGEAMLYDALDRRDSELVVEVFVQPDRVSHMFWHAIDPGHPRHADASERARHAIADIYAESDRIVGEVRRRMTPDDRLIVLSDHGFASFRRAVHLNRWLADNGYLVLRDGADTQQPLFAAVDWGRTRAFALGLNGLYLNVSGREPQGIVPADAVATLKHELQSALRTLRDPQGGAPMIAEVYDGAQVYAGAHAAEAPDLVIGYAPGYRASWQTSLGAVGDPLVEDNQQHWSGDHCIDPPAVPGVLFSSHPLDRPVAAIEDLARLALDRHAAGSP from the coding sequence GTGAGTAGCCGCCGCCCGCGGCCGCGGGCGCCGCGCATCGGACTGCTCGGGCTGGCCGCGCTGCTGGCGCTGGCCGCCTGCCAGCCGGCCACCGGACCCGCACCGCAGGCCCGCGCCCGCACCATCATCATCGGCCTGGACGGCTTCGATCCGGTCCTCGCCGAACGCGCCATGGCCGAGGGCCGGCTTCCGAACCTGTCCCGGTTGCGCGACGAAGGCCACTACCAGCGCCTCCAGACCACCAATCCGCCGCAGTCGCCGGTCGCCTGGGCGAGCTTCGCGACCGGGCACGCGCCGGGAGCTCACGGCATCTTCGATTTCCTGCGCCGTACGCCGGGCTCGTACGCCATCGACTTCAGCATCGCCGAGCAGACGCCGCCGGCAGCGCTGTCGCTGTTCGGCTGGCGACTGCCGCTCGGCGACGGCACGCTGCGCAACCGCCGCGAAGGAATCCCGTTCTGGGTCGAGGCCGAAGCCGGCGGCCAGCGCGCCAGCGTGTTTCGCGTACCGGTGACCTATCCGCCCGATCCGGTCCAGGCGATGATCGCCGGCATGGGCGTTCCGGACCTGCTCGGCACGCAGGGTACCTACACGCTGCTGGCGACCCGCCCGATGGCCGGTGCCGACAACGGCGGCCGCGTGCTGCTGGCACCGGTGGAGGAAGACGGCGCTGTCCGCGCCGCGCTGGAAGGTCCGGCCAATCCGCTCGACGCGGCCGGAAAACCGCTGTCGATCCCGCTGCGACTGCAGCCGGCCGGCGACGGCGCCCTGCTGACCCTCGGCTCGACCGAAACCCCGCTGGTGCGGGGCGCCTGGTCCGGCTGGATCCGCGTGCGCTTCGACCTGGGGCTGGCCGGTTCGATCACGGGCATGCTGCGCGCACGGCTCGCCGAGGGCTTCCCGCGACCGCTGCTGTACCTGTCGCCGATCCAGGCCGATCCGCGCGACCCGGCACTGCCGATCAGCGCGCCGCCGGGCTACGCGGCTGCGCTGGCCGAGCGGATCGGCGACTTCCACACCCTGGGCATGCCCGAGGAAACCTGGGCGCTCAATCAAGGGCACCTCGACGAGGCCGGCTGGCTCGACATGGTGGCCACGACGCTGGCCGAAGGCGAAGCGATGCTCTACGACGCGCTCGACCGCCGCGACAGCGAGCTGGTCGTCGAGGTCTTCGTGCAGCCCGACCGGGTGAGCCACATGTTCTGGCACGCGATCGATCCCGGGCATCCGCGTCACGCAGACGCGAGCGAGCGGGCACGGCACGCGATCGCCGACATCTATGCCGAGTCGGACCGCATCGTCGGCGAGGTGCGCCGGCGCATGACGCCCGACGACCGCCTGATCGTGCTCTCCGACCACGGCTTCGCGAGCTTCCGCCGGGCGGTCCACCTCAATCGCTGGCTGGCCGACAACGGCTACCTGGTGCTGCGCGACGGCGCCGATACGCAGCAGCCGCTGTTCGCCGCGGTGGACTGGGGCCGGACCCGCGCGTTCGCGCTGGGATTGAACGGTCTCTACCTCAACGTAAGCGGTCGCGAACCGCAGGGCATCGTGCCGGCCGATGCCGTCGCGACGCTCAAGCACGAGCTGCAATCGGCCCTGCGCACGCTGCGGGATCCGCAGGGCGGCGCGCCGATGATCGCCGAGGTCTACGACGGTGCGCAGGTCTATGCCGGCGCCCATGCCGCGGAGGCGCCGGACCTCGTGATCGGTTACGCACCGGGCTATCGCGCCTCCTGGCAGACCTCGCTCGGTGCCGTGGGCGACCCGTTGGTCGAGGACAACCAGCAGCACTGGAGCGGCGATCACTGCATCGACCCGCCCGCAGTCCCGGGCGTGCTGTTCTCGTCGCATCCGCTGGACCGGCCGGTCGCCGCCATCGAGGATCTCGCCCGGCTCGCGCTCGACCGGCATGCGGCCGGGTCGCCATGA
- a CDS encoding L-serine ammonia-lyase — MSISVFDIFKIGIGPSSSHTVGPMRAAARFVQRWLDERGVLERTARIRAELYGSLALTGRGHGTDKAVLCGLEGEWPDTIDPDIIEGKLARIRSSKRLRLLDRHEIAFDEKADLVFNKRQKLPYHTNGMRFTAYAADGEVLATRDYYSVGGGFVVNHDEAAEDRIVPDTTPLPYPFHSGDELLQRCEASGLSIAGIMLANEKVWRSEEAIRGGLLAIWSAMQGCLARGLRQAGVLPGGLKVQRRAPAMYAELCARPEMALRDPLTILDWVNLYALAVNEENAAGGRVVTAPTNGAAGIVPAVLHYYDRFCPGAGEAGVVDFLLTAGAIGILYKENASISGAEVGCQGEVGVACSMAAGGLTAALGGSIYQVENAAEIGMEHNLGLTCDPIGGLVQIPCIERNAMGSVKAINAQRMAMRGDGKHRVSLDKVIKTMRDTGRDMQDKYKETSRGGLAVNVIEC; from the coding sequence ATGTCCATCAGCGTCTTCGACATCTTCAAGATCGGCATCGGTCCGTCCTCGTCCCATACGGTCGGTCCGATGCGGGCCGCCGCGCGTTTCGTGCAGCGCTGGCTGGACGAACGCGGCGTACTGGAGCGTACGGCACGCATCCGCGCCGAGCTGTACGGCTCGCTGGCACTGACCGGACGCGGCCACGGCACCGACAAGGCCGTGCTGTGCGGCCTGGAGGGCGAATGGCCGGACACGATCGACCCGGACATCATCGAAGGGAAGCTCGCCCGGATCCGCTCGTCCAAGCGCCTGCGCCTGCTGGACCGTCACGAGATCGCCTTCGACGAGAAGGCGGACCTGGTCTTCAACAAGCGCCAGAAGCTGCCGTACCACACCAACGGCATGCGCTTCACGGCCTATGCCGCCGACGGCGAGGTACTGGCGACGCGCGACTACTACTCGGTCGGCGGCGGCTTCGTCGTCAACCACGACGAGGCGGCCGAGGACCGCATCGTCCCCGACACCACGCCGCTGCCCTACCCGTTCCACAGTGGCGACGAGCTGCTGCAGCGCTGCGAGGCTTCCGGTCTCTCGATCGCCGGCATCATGCTGGCGAACGAAAAGGTCTGGCGCTCCGAGGAGGCGATCCGCGGCGGCCTGCTGGCGATCTGGAGCGCGATGCAGGGCTGCCTCGCGCGCGGCCTGCGCCAGGCGGGCGTCCTGCCCGGCGGCCTCAAGGTCCAGCGGCGCGCGCCGGCGATGTATGCCGAGCTGTGCGCGCGGCCCGAGATGGCGTTGCGCGATCCGCTGACGATCCTGGACTGGGTCAACCTCTACGCTCTGGCGGTCAACGAAGAGAACGCCGCCGGTGGTCGTGTCGTCACGGCGCCGACCAACGGCGCCGCCGGCATCGTGCCGGCCGTGCTGCACTACTACGACCGGTTCTGCCCCGGCGCCGGCGAAGCCGGCGTGGTGGACTTCCTGCTGACGGCCGGTGCGATCGGCATCCTCTACAAGGAGAACGCCTCGATCTCCGGTGCCGAAGTCGGCTGCCAGGGCGAGGTCGGCGTCGCCTGCTCGATGGCAGCCGGCGGCCTCACCGCCGCGCTCGGCGGTAGCATCTATCAGGTCGAGAACGCCGCCGAGATCGGCATGGAACACAACCTGGGCCTGACCTGCGACCCGATCGGCGGCCTCGTGCAGATTCCCTGCATCGAGCGCAACGCGATGGGCTCGGTCAAGGCGATCAACGCCCAGCGCATGGCGATGCGCGGCGACGGCAAGCACCGCGTCTCGCTCGACAAGGTCATCAAGACGATGCGCGACACCGGTCGCGACATGCAGGACAAGTACAAGGAAACCTCGCGCGGCGGATTGGCGGTCAACGTCATCGAGTGCTGA